One region of Hoeflea sp. 108 genomic DNA includes:
- a CDS encoding iron ABC transporter permease codes for MLDQQTIARGDAGRAMSAFVALRFWFSRISVEKWLGFALTLALVALIVVPLAELIRETFTVQQYDRVYLPGAKVGDFTFFHYERVFNSKLSMALFFKPFLNSLITAFAATVVCLALGGTLAWLVVRTDIPFRGTLHTIVMIPYMLPSWVMALGWLIFFKNERIGGSPGVFAYLTGMQPPDWLAYGAVPIVICLSLHYYVYAYLTVSTSIANVDSQLEEAGAMAGLSRRKQLLMITMPLLLPAIGSAVVMTFIRVVGSFGTPAVLGMPVRFYVLPTQIYAAIGMRNIGDGFLLALVLVLLAGLFIYINQRLVGVRKSFVTLTGKGFRTRTTPLGWWRWPALLLIGFLLLAAVVFPLGLLVLQSLIRQVGNYDLTNLTLYYWIGGNSEGMAINQPSLVDNADIIASTWNSLKLSFFAALGAGFFGALISYVVVRTRGSFGSRALETIAFMPYIFPALAFGAIYIGLFARPIGPIPALYGTFALLVLICTVKMLPIITRTSISTLLQLDKSLEEAAQVQGIGWVKRMIRIVVPIIAGGLFSGMLLAFVSVMRELSLIILLVTPSTNVLAGAIYNYQIGGLEQLVGVASTLLVVLVISINFIARAIARRARIDVI; via the coding sequence ATGCTCGACCAGCAAACAATTGCGCGGGGCGATGCTGGCCGGGCAATGTCGGCCTTTGTCGCGTTACGCTTCTGGTTTTCCAGGATTTCGGTCGAGAAATGGCTCGGATTCGCGCTGACGCTTGCCCTTGTCGCTCTCATCGTCGTTCCGCTGGCGGAGCTGATCCGTGAGACCTTTACGGTCCAGCAGTATGATCGGGTCTACCTGCCAGGCGCGAAAGTTGGAGACTTCACATTTTTCCATTATGAGCGCGTGTTCAACAGCAAGTTGTCCATGGCGCTGTTTTTCAAGCCGTTCCTGAATTCGCTGATTACGGCATTTGCGGCCACGGTTGTCTGCCTGGCGCTGGGCGGAACCCTGGCGTGGCTGGTGGTTCGCACCGACATTCCTTTCCGCGGCACGCTCCATACCATCGTGATGATCCCGTACATGCTGCCGTCCTGGGTGATGGCGTTGGGCTGGCTGATCTTTTTCAAGAACGAGCGCATCGGCGGCTCGCCCGGCGTGTTCGCCTATCTGACTGGCATGCAGCCGCCGGACTGGCTTGCCTATGGCGCCGTGCCAATCGTGATCTGCCTTTCGCTGCACTATTATGTCTACGCCTACCTCACCGTTTCGACTTCGATCGCCAATGTCGACAGCCAGCTTGAGGAGGCGGGAGCCATGGCTGGCCTGTCGCGACGCAAGCAGTTGCTCATGATCACGATGCCGCTGCTGTTGCCGGCCATCGGCTCGGCCGTCGTGATGACCTTCATTCGCGTCGTGGGGTCGTTCGGCACGCCGGCGGTTCTTGGCATGCCGGTGCGCTTCTATGTCCTGCCGACGCAGATCTATGCCGCCATCGGTATGCGCAACATCGGCGACGGCTTCCTTCTGGCGCTCGTCCTGGTCCTGCTCGCCGGCCTGTTCATTTACATCAACCAGCGGCTGGTCGGTGTGCGCAAGAGCTTCGTGACTTTGACGGGCAAGGGCTTCCGAACCCGCACCACGCCGCTCGGCTGGTGGCGCTGGCCGGCCCTGCTTTTGATCGGGTTCCTGCTCCTGGCCGCGGTCGTCTTCCCGCTCGGATTGCTCGTGCTGCAGTCGCTGATCAGGCAGGTCGGCAACTACGACCTGACCAACCTTACGCTCTACTACTGGATCGGCGGCAACTCCGAGGGCATGGCGATCAATCAGCCGTCGCTGGTCGACAACGCCGACATCATCGCCTCGACCTGGAACAGCCTCAAGCTTTCGTTCTTTGCGGCACTTGGGGCAGGGTTCTTCGGCGCGCTGATCAGCTATGTCGTGGTTCGCACCAGGGGATCCTTCGGTTCGCGGGCGCTCGAGACGATCGCCTTCATGCCTTACATCTTCCCCGCACTCGCCTTCGGTGCGATCTACATCGGCCTGTTTGCCCGGCCGATCGGCCCGATACCGGCACTCTACGGCACCTTCGCCTTGCTGGTGCTGATCTGCACGGTGAAGATGTTGCCCATCATCACACGGACCAGCATCTCGACACTGCTCCAGCTCGACAAGTCGCTGGAAGAGGCAGCACAGGTCCAGGGCATAGGCTGGGTCAAGCGGATGATCCGCATCGTCGTGCCGATCATTGCCGGCGGATTGTTCTCCGGCATGTTGCTGGCCTTCGTCAGCGTCATGCGCGAACTGTCGCTGATCATCCTTCTGGTGACGCCATCGACCAACGTGCTTGCCGGCGCGATCTACAACTACCAGATCGGCGGGCTCGAGCAGCTGGTGGGCGTCGCCTCCACCTTGCTCGTCGTCCTCGTCATTTCGATCAACTTCATCGCCCGTGCAATCGCACGCAGAGCCAGGATCGACGTGATCTGA
- a CDS encoding ABC transporter ATP-binding protein — MNEIELRSVTKTYGGHLAIPGLDLDVAKGSFVTLLGPSGCGKTTTLRIIAGLEQASAGSLSLSGRCVYSSADGVFVPPEKRGLGFIFQSYALWPNMKVARNITLALTEARMPASEVRSRLEDALAKVQLKGLEDRYPSELSGGQQQRVAVARLIAARSSILLMDEPLSNLDAKLRTEMRKELKRLHADLDATTIYVTHDQVEALTMSDVIVVMKDGVIAQKGTPHELYHEPANLFVAEFIGDPKINLLPGHIGGDGQGPRAMLADFSIPLGEGFDVEGPVTFAIRPEHVEIHTKAVPGSVAAVVEIVQPMGSQTIVSLTVNGRPITALIPKFAQDLGQTEVWVSFSPEHMLVFDKDQRLCRRNMSVALRDYRRQAGG; from the coding sequence ATGAACGAGATTGAATTGAGGTCTGTTACCAAGACCTACGGCGGTCACCTGGCCATCCCTGGCCTTGACCTGGACGTCGCGAAAGGCAGTTTCGTGACATTGCTGGGTCCCTCGGGTTGCGGCAAGACGACGACGTTGCGCATCATTGCCGGGCTCGAACAGGCCTCGGCCGGCTCGCTCTCGCTCAGCGGGCGGTGCGTCTACTCAAGCGCCGATGGCGTTTTCGTGCCGCCTGAAAAGCGTGGACTGGGGTTCATCTTTCAAAGCTACGCGTTGTGGCCGAACATGAAGGTGGCCCGCAACATCACGCTGGCGCTGACGGAGGCGCGCATGCCGGCAAGCGAGGTGCGCAGCCGGCTTGAGGATGCCCTTGCCAAGGTGCAGCTGAAGGGCCTGGAGGACCGTTACCCCTCCGAGTTGTCGGGTGGCCAGCAGCAGCGTGTCGCGGTCGCAAGGCTGATCGCGGCGCGCAGTTCCATCCTTTTGATGGACGAGCCGCTTTCGAACCTCGACGCCAAGCTGCGCACAGAAATGCGTAAGGAGCTGAAGCGGCTGCATGCCGACCTCGATGCGACGACGATCTACGTTACCCACGACCAGGTCGAGGCGCTGACCATGTCTGACGTGATCGTGGTGATGAAGGACGGCGTCATTGCGCAGAAGGGCACGCCGCACGAACTCTACCACGAACCGGCCAATCTGTTCGTCGCCGAGTTCATCGGCGATCCGAAGATCAACCTTCTGCCTGGGCACATCGGCGGCGACGGGCAGGGGCCGAGGGCAATGCTGGCCGACTTCAGCATTCCACTCGGTGAAGGGTTCGACGTCGAAGGTCCGGTGACATTCGCCATCAGGCCCGAACATGTCGAGATCCACACCAAGGCCGTCCCGGGCTCAGTCGCGGCGGTCGTCGAGATCGTCCAGCCGATGGGCTCGCAGACGATCGTCTCGCTCACGGTCAACGGACGTCCCATCACAGCCTTGATCCCGAAGTTTGCCCAGGATCTTGGACAGACGGAGGTGTGGGTGTCCTTCAGTCCGGAGCACATGCTGGTCTTCGACAAGGACCAGCGCCTGTGCCGCAGGAACATGTCTGTCGCGCTTCGGGACTACCGGCGCCAGGCTGGCGGTTAG
- a CDS encoding substrate-binding domain-containing protein has protein sequence MRLKARHLTLLLGIGLAPAAASGAWAQSSPEFEAWLKASKLGAHQTEENWDEITAAAKKEGALTVYSSATTMTAAGEDFAKAYPEIKVQVFPLGSEKTIEKVLSEHQAGIYAVDVVYSGGTQQMVYDLLPNQNIVNYVPAYLKDRIDEKYREPLLTQNIEAFAITYNGEVNTAPPIKNIWELTEPKWKGRFMMKAPIGSATTTTALAAFVEHSDDLDKAYEAYAGKKIELSEGVENAGYEFLHRILANDVVIQSNSGKIAEASGKAGQKTPPITLAPMAYLTRNDTDGYVNVPAYDLMPSGIVTYPNFVGVGGQAPHPNAAKLFIAFMMGSKDLNKDTQLKAPFREGDAGKLLQGMGPFFRIGTFSPRNDVPMPPNAEKWPVVTKWQASPEFVRDNVAKLNDFWLQRAN, from the coding sequence ATGCGTTTGAAAGCAAGACATCTGACACTCTTGCTGGGGATTGGCCTGGCGCCGGCCGCAGCCAGCGGCGCCTGGGCGCAGAGCTCGCCGGAGTTCGAGGCCTGGCTGAAGGCGTCCAAGCTTGGTGCCCACCAGACCGAGGAGAACTGGGACGAGATCACGGCAGCTGCGAAGAAGGAAGGGGCGCTGACCGTCTACTCCTCGGCAACGACGATGACGGCCGCCGGCGAGGATTTCGCCAAGGCCTATCCCGAGATCAAGGTGCAGGTGTTCCCGCTCGGCTCGGAGAAGACCATTGAGAAGGTGCTGAGCGAGCATCAGGCCGGCATCTACGCCGTCGACGTGGTCTATTCCGGTGGCACCCAGCAGATGGTCTACGACCTGCTGCCCAACCAGAACATCGTCAACTACGTTCCCGCCTACCTGAAGGATCGTATCGACGAGAAGTATCGCGAGCCGCTGCTGACACAGAACATCGAAGCCTTCGCGATCACCTACAACGGCGAAGTGAACACAGCGCCGCCGATCAAGAACATCTGGGAACTCACGGAGCCCAAGTGGAAAGGGCGCTTCATGATGAAGGCGCCGATCGGATCGGCAACGACGACGACAGCGCTGGCCGCCTTTGTCGAGCACTCCGATGATCTGGACAAGGCCTATGAAGCCTACGCCGGCAAGAAGATCGAGCTGTCCGAGGGCGTCGAGAATGCCGGATACGAGTTCCTGCACCGTATCCTCGCCAACGACGTCGTGATCCAGTCGAACAGCGGCAAGATCGCTGAGGCATCGGGCAAGGCCGGCCAGAAGACGCCGCCGATCACGCTCGCGCCGATGGCCTATCTGACCCGTAACGACACCGATGGCTACGTCAACGTGCCGGCCTACGATCTCATGCCGTCGGGCATCGTCACTTACCCGAACTTCGTCGGCGTCGGCGGCCAGGCGCCGCATCCGAACGCCGCCAAGCTGTTTATCGCCTTCATGATGGGGTCGAAGGACCTCAACAAGGACACACAGCTGAAGGCGCCGTTCCGTGAGGGCGACGCGGGCAAGCTGCTGCAGGGCATGGGGCCTTTCTTCCGCATCGGAACGTTCTCGCCGCGCAACGACGTGCCGATGCCGCCGAACGCCGAGAAGTGGCCTGTTGTGACCAAGTGGCAGGCATCGCCTGAATTCGTTCGCGACAATGTCGCCAAGCTGAACGACTTCTGGCTGCAGCGCGCCAACTAA
- a CDS encoding aldo/keto reductase — protein sequence MQYVNLGRSGLKISRIALGCMSFGSSKWAPWVLDEEASAPIISKAVEHGINFFDMADMYSAGACEEVVAKVLKPLVPRHKLVLATKLYNPMSADPNDRGLSRKHVFEAVDASLKRLGTDYIDLYQLHRFDYETPLEETLDALDDVVRAGKVRYLGASSMHAWQFMKAIGLQRQHGWAPFVSMQPHYNLIYREEEREMLPLCRSEGVGVIPWSPLARGLLAGRRTGDEAATVRAKTDATAKALYDRTRDQDNAVIDAVRKVAERHGKPMAQIAYAWVASRPGISAPLVGISKLRQFDDAIASLDIELTDADVAEMEASYGPKAVAGHV from the coding sequence ATGCAATATGTCAATCTCGGCCGTTCCGGCTTGAAAATCTCGCGGATCGCACTGGGCTGCATGTCGTTCGGTTCGTCCAAATGGGCGCCTTGGGTGCTCGACGAAGAGGCGTCGGCGCCGATCATCTCGAAGGCGGTCGAGCACGGCATCAATTTCTTCGACATGGCCGACATGTATTCGGCCGGCGCCTGCGAGGAGGTCGTTGCCAAGGTGCTCAAGCCGCTGGTGCCCCGACACAAGCTGGTGCTTGCGACCAAGCTCTACAATCCGATGAGCGCGGATCCGAATGACCGTGGCCTGTCGCGCAAGCATGTATTCGAGGCGGTCGATGCCAGCCTGAAGCGACTGGGCACCGACTATATCGACCTCTATCAGCTGCATCGCTTCGACTATGAGACGCCGCTCGAGGAAACGCTGGATGCGCTCGACGACGTCGTCCGCGCCGGCAAGGTCCGTTATCTCGGTGCGTCGTCGATGCACGCCTGGCAGTTCATGAAGGCCATTGGCCTGCAGCGCCAGCACGGCTGGGCCCCGTTCGTGTCGATGCAGCCGCACTACAATTTGATTTACCGCGAGGAAGAGCGCGAGATGCTGCCGCTCTGCCGTTCGGAAGGCGTCGGCGTCATTCCGTGGAGCCCGCTGGCGCGCGGTCTGCTGGCCGGCCGTCGCACCGGCGATGAAGCGGCCACCGTCCGCGCGAAGACCGATGCCACGGCGAAGGCGCTCTACGATCGCACGCGCGATCAGGACAATGCCGTGATCGACGCCGTGCGCAAGGTCGCCGAGCGGCACGGCAAGCCGATGGCACAGATCGCTTACGCATGGGTGGCCTCGCGTCCCGGCATTTCCGCGCCGCTAGTCGGCATCTCCAAGCTGCGCCAGTTCGACGATGCGATCGCATCACTGGACATCGAGCTTACGGACGCAGACGTGGCCGAGATGGAAGCGTCCTACGGCCCGAAGGCTGTCGCCGGCCACGTTTGA
- a CDS encoding ABC transporter substrate-binding protein translates to MRTFLSTVSAIGLTIAALSIGAGSAFAAGTLVVGTDVDAGTLDPRLARDSTAYRAADLVYAGLVHITPKLEPVPDLAESWETPDPQTFIFKLRPDLKFSDGSPLTADDVVFTYTTLLKPDFSSPIRALFTPVKAVTAVDAQTVKFELSAPYAPLLTYLDVGIVSKKAAESGQDISTKPVGAGPMKLTSWNRGSEIVLEANANYWRGAPTVDKVTLKIIGDNSARAQAFEAGDLDVIQSPLSPQDITRLAGDDRFGNIKMAGLGVTYLNFNTKDPLLAEPKMRQALSMLVDQQTIVNDIYQGVDQVASSLILPASWAYSAEIKQPTFNVEGAVKLLNELGWKDSNGDGILDKDGKPLTVTLATHSEDPNRVQTLEFMQAVFQQAGVEAKAQISDWPSFSTNYVQQGKHQIALLGWLNIVDPDRLMYAQFTTGGPTNWGGYSNPEVDTLLNAGRSTLDQAKRIEAYQKAATILAKDLPYFVVSDQGYQMFYQKKMPTEVQATPRGYLRGLIGLAD, encoded by the coding sequence ATGAGAACTTTTCTGTCGACTGTCAGCGCCATCGGCCTGACGATAGCTGCACTTTCAATCGGTGCCGGCTCGGCCTTCGCTGCCGGCACACTGGTGGTGGGAACCGACGTTGACGCCGGCACGCTCGATCCGCGACTGGCTCGCGACTCGACAGCCTATCGCGCTGCCGATCTCGTCTATGCCGGCCTGGTCCACATCACGCCCAAGCTGGAGCCGGTTCCCGACCTGGCCGAAAGCTGGGAGACGCCCGATCCGCAGACCTTCATCTTCAAGCTGCGCCCTGATCTCAAGTTCTCCGACGGCTCGCCGCTGACAGCCGACGATGTGGTGTTCACCTACACGACCTTGCTGAAGCCCGACTTCAGCTCGCCGATCCGCGCACTATTCACCCCGGTCAAGGCGGTTACCGCTGTCGACGCCCAGACGGTCAAGTTCGAGCTGTCGGCCCCCTATGCGCCGCTGCTGACCTATCTCGACGTCGGCATCGTCTCGAAGAAAGCTGCCGAAAGCGGCCAGGACATCTCGACCAAGCCCGTTGGCGCCGGTCCGATGAAGCTGACAAGCTGGAACCGCGGCAGTGAGATCGTGCTCGAGGCCAATGCCAACTACTGGCGTGGCGCGCCGACGGTCGACAAGGTGACGCTGAAGATCATCGGCGACAACTCGGCCCGCGCACAGGCTTTCGAGGCCGGCGATCTCGATGTGATCCAGTCGCCGCTGTCGCCACAGGACATCACCCGCCTGGCCGGTGACGACCGCTTCGGCAACATCAAGATGGCAGGACTGGGCGTTACCTACCTCAACTTCAACACCAAGGACCCGCTGCTGGCCGAGCCGAAGATGAGGCAGGCACTGTCAATGCTGGTCGACCAGCAGACGATCGTCAACGACATCTACCAAGGCGTCGACCAGGTTGCCTCGTCGCTGATCCTGCCGGCGTCATGGGCCTACTCGGCCGAGATCAAGCAACCGACCTTCAATGTCGAAGGCGCGGTCAAGCTGCTCAACGAACTCGGCTGGAAAGACAGCAATGGCGACGGCATCCTGGACAAGGACGGCAAGCCGTTGACGGTGACCCTGGCCACGCACAGTGAAGACCCCAATCGCGTCCAGACGCTCGAGTTCATGCAGGCGGTGTTCCAGCAGGCCGGCGTCGAAGCCAAGGCGCAGATCTCCGACTGGCCCAGCTTCTCGACCAACTACGTACAGCAGGGCAAGCACCAGATCGCCCTGCTCGGCTGGCTGAACATCGTCGATCCTGATCGGCTGATGTATGCCCAGTTCACCACTGGCGGGCCGACCAACTGGGGCGGCTATTCCAACCCCGAGGTGGACACGCTCCTGAACGCCGGGCGTTCGACGCTGGACCAGGCCAAGCGGATCGAAGCCTACCAGAAGGCGGCGACGATCCTGGCCAAGGACCTGCCCTACTTCGTGGTCTCCGATCAGGGCTACCAGATGTTCTACCAGAAGAAGATGCCGACCGAGGTACAGGCAACGCCGCGTGGCTATCTGCGCGGACTGATCGGCCTTGCCGACTGA
- a CDS encoding LacI family DNA-binding transcriptional regulator — translation MKRKPSGAGGRRESQAFVTAQDVADLAGVSRAAVSRTFTYGASVSAETRQRVIRAAEALGYRVNRLAQTLSGGHSNLVGIVVANMSSPHMSHQLDQLSGALLRRGLQCLLLNASAISGDISQLIELILEFRVRAVVILSGTPPESIIEECKSNNVRMVLVDRSHHDDVDNIVSDDAHGARLAADRLIAAGCTQVAVVSARKTSSQFRRRTEFIAHMQKAGIKTIPWAMDEPSYDAGKRAGFELLQNGGIDGVFCVTDLLAIGMLDAARTLSRRVPEDVSVIGFDDIPQANWHAYQLTTIRRKQNAIAEAILEAIERDDASGAPLLCSIPVELVERSTAKTPSDQG, via the coding sequence ATGAAAAGGAAGCCGTCAGGCGCTGGCGGCCGCAGAGAGTCCCAGGCTTTTGTCACCGCACAGGATGTGGCTGATCTGGCAGGGGTTTCGCGCGCGGCCGTGTCACGCACCTTTACCTACGGGGCCAGCGTCTCGGCGGAGACGCGCCAGCGCGTCATCCGTGCGGCGGAAGCGCTCGGCTATCGGGTCAACCGGCTGGCGCAAACGCTCAGTGGCGGCCATTCCAACCTGGTTGGCATCGTCGTTGCCAACATGAGCAGCCCGCATATGTCGCATCAGCTGGACCAGCTCAGCGGTGCCCTTCTTCGGCGCGGCCTGCAATGCCTGCTGCTGAATGCCTCGGCCATCTCGGGCGACATTTCCCAACTCATTGAACTTATACTGGAATTCCGTGTTCGTGCCGTCGTGATCCTGTCGGGGACGCCGCCCGAGTCGATCATCGAGGAGTGCAAGAGCAACAACGTCAGGATGGTGCTGGTCGACCGTAGTCATCATGACGACGTGGACAACATCGTCAGCGACGACGCCCATGGCGCCCGCCTGGCCGCTGACCGGCTGATCGCTGCCGGCTGCACCCAGGTGGCCGTCGTCAGCGCCCGCAAGACGTCGAGCCAGTTCCGTCGCCGCACGGAGTTCATCGCCCATATGCAAAAAGCAGGGATCAAGACGATCCCCTGGGCCATGGATGAACCCAGCTACGATGCCGGCAAGCGTGCCGGGTTCGAGCTGCTTCAGAATGGCGGCATCGACGGCGTGTTCTGCGTCACGGATCTGCTTGCCATCGGCATGCTCGACGCGGCGCGCACCCTGTCCAGGCGTGTCCCCGAAGACGTCAGCGTGATCGGCTTTGACGACATCCCCCAGGCGAACTGGCACGCCTACCAGCTGACAACGATCCGCCGTAAGCAGAACGCCATCGCCGAGGCCATTCTCGAGGCGATCGAGCGCGACGATGCCAGTGGAGCGCCGCTGCTGTGCTCAATTCCGGTGGAACTGGTCGAGCGCAGCACCGCAAAGACCCCGTCTGATCAGGGCTGA
- a CDS encoding inositol monophosphatase, with protein sequence MIFSSGDAEAVVHIMREVARTEILPSWRNLSPGAIRFKTSIHDIVTDADEAAERAITAKLRERFPDATVIGEEAAASNPALLDRLSEAEFAFIVDPIDGTKNFSAGLPLFGVIIGVACRGEVIAGFILDPVGDDVAIALRGEGAWIEMPDGRQNDLHVAKAAPLHDMVGCVAWNQLVEPVKTTLLTNLAKVRAAPSYRCGAHEYRMIAAGHYHFLLQGKIMPWDHAAGWLIHREAGGFAARFDASPYNAATHSGGILCAPDEDSWHLLRDALFETSVESSAIKAGMAQPSSQLR encoded by the coding sequence ATGATCTTTTCCAGCGGCGACGCCGAAGCCGTCGTGCACATCATGCGCGAAGTGGCGCGAACCGAAATCCTGCCCAGCTGGCGCAATCTGTCGCCAGGCGCGATCAGGTTCAAGACGTCGATCCATGACATCGTAACGGACGCGGACGAGGCAGCTGAGAGAGCCATCACGGCAAAGCTGCGCGAGCGTTTCCCTGATGCCACCGTCATCGGCGAGGAGGCCGCAGCTTCCAATCCCGCACTGCTCGACCGTTTGTCGGAAGCTGAGTTCGCCTTCATCGTCGACCCGATTGACGGCACCAAGAATTTTTCGGCCGGACTGCCGCTGTTCGGCGTCATCATCGGAGTTGCCTGCCGGGGCGAGGTAATCGCCGGGTTCATCCTCGATCCTGTCGGCGACGACGTCGCCATCGCCTTGCGCGGGGAGGGCGCCTGGATCGAGATGCCCGATGGCAGGCAAAACGACCTTCACGTGGCCAAGGCTGCACCGCTGCATGACATGGTCGGCTGCGTTGCCTGGAACCAGCTGGTCGAGCCGGTCAAGACGACGCTGCTGACCAATCTTGCCAAGGTGCGGGCGGCACCCAGCTATCGCTGCGGCGCGCACGAGTATCGGATGATCGCGGCCGGGCATTATCATTTCCTGCTGCAGGGCAAGATCATGCCGTGGGACCACGCCGCCGGCTGGCTGATCCATCGTGAAGCTGGTGGGTTTGCCGCCCGTTTCGATGCCTCGCCCTACAACGCGGCAACGCATAGCGGCGGGATCCTGTGCGCGCCCGACGAAGACAGCTGGCATCTGCTGCGCGATGCGTTGTTCGAAACATCAGTCGAAAGCTCCGCCATCAAGGCGGGCATGGCGCAGCCGAGCAGCCAGCTACGATGA
- a CDS encoding GntR family transcriptional regulator translates to MFSIDASSIDKSLPVPVGTQLHGLLNYALSFGDLPHGTKLQSVRQLASDLGIAPMTVAAVYQRLRDAGLIEMRQGLGAFVAHKTYNIVADTAPASALRIDIEVLLGKAERLGVPTATLVSMLNAQSQLRRPKAGLNVVFVAMFEGPGYDYIEQIRPVFASGDTISLLTMDGLRADEASRQACLEADLVLTFLNRELELREIVPEANILALRFIPSGQTRQALALLDPRSRVAAIAQLQDYIAVMRPSVREYAPHVSEIKVTWSAAPDVREIIAGSDAVIYATGADHVAELVRPGIPCFEYRHAPDPASVENLLVPYLSELRQAKVAGNDGSAEPSGK, encoded by the coding sequence GTGTTCAGCATCGACGCGTCCAGTATCGACAAGTCCCTGCCCGTCCCCGTCGGGACGCAGCTTCATGGCCTGCTGAACTATGCGCTGTCGTTCGGAGACCTGCCCCACGGCACCAAGCTGCAGTCGGTCCGCCAGTTGGCTTCCGATCTCGGCATCGCGCCGATGACGGTCGCGGCGGTCTACCAGCGCCTGCGCGATGCGGGCCTCATCGAGATGCGCCAGGGGCTCGGCGCCTTCGTTGCGCACAAGACCTACAACATCGTGGCCGACACGGCGCCGGCATCGGCCCTGCGCATCGACATAGAGGTGTTGCTTGGCAAAGCCGAGCGGCTCGGCGTGCCGACAGCGACGCTGGTGTCGATGCTCAACGCCCAGTCGCAACTGCGCAGGCCCAAGGCCGGCCTCAATGTCGTCTTCGTGGCGATGTTCGAGGGCCCCGGCTATGACTACATCGAGCAGATCCGGCCGGTGTTTGCTTCGGGCGATACGATTTCGCTTCTGACCATGGACGGGCTGCGCGCCGACGAAGCGTCGCGACAAGCCTGCCTCGAAGCCGACCTGGTGCTGACCTTCCTCAACCGTGAGCTTGAGCTGCGCGAGATCGTGCCTGAGGCCAACATCCTGGCACTGCGCTTCATCCCGTCGGGCCAGACGCGGCAGGCGCTGGCGCTGCTCGACCCGCGCTCTCGCGTCGCAGCGATCGCCCAGCTGCAGGACTACATTGCCGTCATGCGGCCGAGCGTGCGCGAATACGCCCCGCACGTCTCCGAGATCAAGGTGACCTGGTCTGCCGCCCCCGATGTCCGCGAGATCATCGCCGGCTCGGATGCAGTCATCTACGCAACCGGTGCCGACCATGTCGCCGAACTCGTGCGGCCCGGCATCCCGTGTTTCGAATATCGTCATGCGCCCGATCCCGCGTCGGTCGAGAACCTGCTCGTTCCGTATCTGAGCGAGCTGAGACAGGCAAAAGTTGCCGGCAACGACGGCTCGGCCGAGCCCTCCGGCAAGTGA
- a CDS encoding AGE family epimerase/isomerase: protein MGLVRLKSYFIDTVMPRWLEAAFDEGAQQFIEGLDLDGTPDKSGIVRARTAARQIYVFAHAHSLGVAPDGALAKAEAAFASLRKIAWSNDSPRGYASAIDIASATVTDSRRDLYDHACVLLALAALSTATAKACYRDAIADVVEVLDTTLDGRFTGYAEDERGTLPRRQNPHMHLFEAFLALWEAFPDCRHAARAGELYLLFQGRFFDERYGLLREYFGPEWEVSTEFDSDRLSPGHMSEWVWLLGRYEKLSGRDLSREKRLLFANALRGKATGWPFVMDEIDPGGTLLSDKRRLWPQVEFLKANLAMGDANHEFAEQVAGALFESYLADTPPGTWRDCFDLNGRPTARTIPGSSLYHLWTAVAELLNRPGATPRVAAFATP from the coding sequence ATGGGACTGGTTCGCCTGAAATCGTACTTCATCGACACCGTCATGCCCCGGTGGCTTGAGGCGGCGTTCGATGAAGGTGCGCAACAGTTCATCGAAGGGCTGGACCTTGACGGCACGCCGGACAAGTCCGGCATCGTGCGGGCTCGCACCGCGGCCCGACAGATCTATGTTTTTGCCCATGCACATTCCCTCGGCGTCGCACCTGACGGTGCCCTTGCCAAGGCCGAGGCGGCGTTCGCAAGCCTGAGGAAGATCGCCTGGTCTAACGACAGCCCGCGCGGTTATGCATCGGCGATCGACATCGCCTCGGCGACCGTCACCGATTCGCGGCGCGACCTCTACGACCATGCCTGCGTCTTGCTTGCACTGGCTGCCCTTTCCACGGCGACAGCCAAGGCTTGTTACCGCGATGCGATTGCCGATGTCGTCGAGGTGCTCGACACCACGCTCGATGGTCGCTTCACCGGCTATGCCGAAGACGAACGCGGCACCCTGCCTCGTCGCCAGAACCCGCATATGCATCTGTTCGAAGCGTTTCTGGCTTTGTGGGAAGCGTTTCCGGATTGCCGGCATGCGGCGCGCGCAGGCGAACTGTACCTGTTGTTTCAGGGGCGGTTCTTCGACGAAAGGTACGGCCTGCTGCGGGAGTATTTCGGCCCAGAATGGGAGGTCTCGACCGAATTCGACTCCGACCGCCTGTCCCCCGGCCACATGAGCGAATGGGTATGGCTGCTTGGACGCTATGAAAAGCTGTCGGGTCGCGACCTTTCCCGGGAAAAGCGGCTGCTGTTTGCCAATGCCCTGCGCGGCAAGGCCACCGGCTGGCCCTTCGTCATGGACGAAATCGATCCCGGCGGCACATTGCTGAGCGACAAGCGCCGGCTCTGGCCGCAGGTGGAATTCCTCAAGGCCAATCTCGCGATGGGCGATGCCAACCACGAGTTCGCTGAGCAGGTCGCCGGCGCACTGTTCGAAAGCTATCTGGCTGACACCCCGCCGGGCACATGGAGGGACTGCTTCGACCTCAATGGCCGCCCTACAGCGCGAACGATCCCAGGGAGCTCCCTCTATCACCTCTGGACCGCCGTCGCCGAGTTGCTGAATCGACCGGGCGCCACACCCCGTGTAGCTGCCTTTGCGACACCCTGA